A single Phlebotomus papatasi isolate M1 unplaced genomic scaffold, Ppap_2.1 HiC_scaffold_227, whole genome shotgun sequence DNA region contains:
- the LOC129808947 gene encoding cytoplasmic FMR1-interacting protein has translation MTEKITLADALSNVEVLDELPLPDEQPCIEAQPCSVVYKANFDTNFEDRNGFVTGVAKYIEEATVHANLNVLLDEGQQHAVMLYTWRCCSRAIPQPKSNEQPNRVEIYEKTVEVLAPEVNKLLNFMYFQRKAIEAFCAEVKRLCHSEKRKDFVSEAYLLTLGKFINMFAVLDELKNMKSSVKNDYSTYRRAAQFLKVMSDSHTLQESQNLSMFLATQNKIRDAVRETLEKVNGYEDLMADVVNICVHMFETKMYMTPEEKHMLVKVMGFGLFLMDTEVCNVNKLDQKKKLRLDRIDRIFKNLEVVPLFGDMQIAPFNYIKRSKHFDPSKWPLSSSTAISPQADLMVHLPQIREDHVKYISELARYTNEVTTTVKDNTTDAENRATADLALRGLQLLSEWSSVVTELYSWKLLHPTDHHQNKECPVEAEEYERATRYNYTDEEKFALIEVIAMIKGLQVLMTRIETVLCEAIRRSIYAELQDFVQLTLREPLRKAVKNKKDLIRSIIMSVRESSADWQKGSESLDDPALKGKKDPDGGFKIAVPRLNVGPSSTQLYMVRTMLESLIADKSGGKRTLRKDIDGTCLMQIDQFHKNSFYWSYIINFSETLQKCCDLSQLWYREFYLEMTMGRKVNHCKVMHQHNEECNDLITMEKRIQFPIEMSMPWILTDHILRTKEPSMMEFVLYPLDLYNDSAHYALTVFRKQFLYDEVEAEVNLCFDQFVYKLSEQIFAHYKQLAGSMNLDKRFRVECEVLGFNFQSYPRNNRYETLLKQRHVQLLGRSIDLNKLITQRINADMHKSLELAISRFEATDITGIVELEGLIQVNRICHKLLSKYLALDDFESMVKEANHLVQAPYGRVTLHVFVELSYDFLANYCYNAATNRFVRCPQGIALVHPLQREKPQQMSHYYLWGSKQLNAAYSTQYGQYAGFVGAPHFHAMCRLLGYQGIAVVMDIILKDIVKPLIQGNLLQFTKTLMSAMPKTCKLPRFDYGSPGVLSYYHAHLIDIVQYPDAKTELFQLFREFGNSIIFCLLIEQALSQEEVCDLLHAAPFQNILPRPHCKDGEKPETKQKRLEIKYASLQIVSNVEKFGTAKQAMIAREGDLLTRERLCCGLSIFEVILGRVKSYLDDPVWMGPAPINGVMNIDECSEFHRLWSALQFVYCIPVADTEFTVEQLFGEGLNWAGCVMIVLLGQQRKFEALDFSYHILRVQRVDMKDETVKGISLKRLVDRIRRFQVLNSQIFAILNKYLKSGDNEGSTVEHVRCFPPPPHPSMMPASHYHDPNKIRH, from the exons ATGACGGAGAAAATAACGCTGGCAGACGCCCTGTCGAATGTGGAGGTGCTCGATGAGCTGCCACTCCCTGATGAGCAACCGTGCATTGAGGCTCAGCCATGTTCTGTGGTCTACAAGGCGAATTTTGACACGAACTTTGAGGATAGGAATGGCTTTGTGACGGGAGTGGCTAAGTATATTGAGGAAGCCACTGTCCATGCCAATTTGAATGTGTTGCTGGACGAAGGGCAGCAGCATGCAGTGATGCTGTATACTTGGCGATGTTGCTCCCGTGCCATTCCCCAGCCCAAGTCCAATGAGCAACCAAACAGAGTGGAAATTTATGAGAAAACCGTTGAGGTGCTTGCACCTGAAGTCAACAAATTGCTCAATTTCATGTACTTCCAGCGGAAGGCCATTGAGGCATTCTGTGCTGAAGTTAAGCGTCTCTGCCATTCGGAGAAACGGAAGGATTTTGTGTCTGAAGCCTATCTCCTGACCCTTGGGAAGTTCATCAATATGTTTGCGGTTCTGGATGAGCTGAAGAATATGAAGTCTAGTGTTAAGAATGACTACAGCACTTATCGCCGGGCTGCTCAGTTTCTCAAAGTCATGTCAGACTCCCATACACTCCAGGAATCCCAGAATCTCTCCATGTTCCTGGCCACGCAGAATAAGATTCGTGATGCTGTCCGGGAGACGCTGGAGAAGGTGAATGGTTATGAGGATCTCATGGCTGATGTCGTGAATATCTGCGTTCATATGTTCGAGACGAAGATGTACATGACTCCCGAGGAGAAGCACATGTTGGTCAAAGTGATGGGCTTCGGGCTGTTCCTCATGGACACGGAAGTGTGCAATGTGAACAAGTTGGATCAGAAGAAGAAGCTCAGGCTCGATAGAATCGACAGGATCTTCAAGAATCTGGAAGTTGTTCCACTTTTTGGGGACATGCAGATTGCTCCCTTCAACTACATCAAGCGCAGCAAGCATTTTGACCCAAGCAAGTGGCCACTGTCCTCATCAACAGCCATCAGTCCTCAGGCGGACCTCATGGTGCATCTGCCGCAAATCCGCGAGGATCACGTCAAGTACATCTCCGAACTGGCCAGGTACACCAACGAAGTGACCACAACGGTCAAGGACAACACGACAGATGCAGAAAATCGAGCCACAGCTGACCTGGCTCTGCGTGGACTCCAGTTGCTCTCAGAGTGGAGCAGCGTGGTCACGGAACTGTACTCATGGAAGTTACTCCATCCAACTGATCATCACCAGAACAAAGAGTGCCCCGTGGAGGCTGAGGAATACGAAAGGGCCACACGCTACAATTACACGGATGAGGAGAAGTTTGCGCTGATTGAAGTGATTGCCATGATCAAGGGGCTTCAGGTGCTAATGACACGCATCGAGACAGTTCTCTGTGAAGCCATCAGGCGCAGCATTTATGCAGAATTGCAAGACTTTGTGCAGCTGACCCTCAGGGAACCTCTCCGGAAGGCAGTCAAGAACAAGAAGGACCTCATCAGAAG CATTATAATGTCCGTGCGTGAATCATCAGCTGATTGGCAGAAAGGCAGTGAATCTCTCGATGATCCAGCTCTGAAAGGGAAGAAAGATCCCGATGGAGGCTTCAAAATTGCCGTTCCTCGATTAAATGTCGGTCCCTCGTCCACTCAGTTGTACATGGTGCGAACAATGCTCGAATCCCTGATTGCCGACAAGTCCGGAGGGAAGCGGACACTGCGCAAGGATATCGATGGAACATGCCTGATGCAGATTGATCAGTTTCACAAGAATTCCTTCTACTGGAGCTACATCATTAATTTCAGTGAGACTCTGCAGAAGTGTTGTGATCTCTCGCAACTCTGGTACAGAGAATTCTACTTGGAGATGACAATGGGCAGAAAAGTCAATCACTGCAAAGTGATGCATCAGCACAATGAAGAGTGCAATGATTTGATCACGATGGAGAAGAGAATTCAATTTCCCATTGAAATGTCAATGCCGTGGATTCTCACGGATCACATTTTGAGGACAAAGGAACCGTCAATGATGGAATTTGTGCTGTATCCATTGGATTTGTACAATGATTCAGCTCACTATGCCCTTACGGTCTTCCGGAAGCAATTTCTCTACGATGAAGTGGAGGCTGAGGTGAATCTCTGCTTCGATCAGTTTGTGTACAAATTGAGCGAACAGATCTTTGCCCATTACAAACAATTGGCCGGAAGTATGAATTTGGATAAGCGTTTCCGGGTGGAATGTGAAGTGTTGGGCTTCAATTTCCAATCATACCCACGAAATAATCGCTATGAGACACTTCTGAAGCAGCGACATGTTCAACTCTTGGGCAGATCCATTGATCTCAATAAACTCATCACGCAGCGAATTAATGCCGATATGCACAAGAGTCTCGAACTGGCCATTAGTCGCTTCGAGGCCACAGATATCACGGGAATTGTAGAACTAGAAGGATTGATTCAGGTCAATCGCATCTGTCACAAATTGCTCAGCAAATACCTTGCCCTGGATGACTTTGAGTCAATGGTGAAGGAGGCCAATCATCTGGTTCAGGCGCCCTATGGACGGGTAACTCTTCATGTTTTTGTAGAGCTCAGCTATGACTTCCTTGCCAATTATTGCTACAATGCAGCAACAAATCGGTTCGTGAGATGTCCTCAGGGCATTGCCCTGGTGCATCCGCTTCAGCGAGAAAAGCCACAGCAAATGTCCCATTACTATCTCTGGGGCTCAAAGCAACTCAATGCAGCCTATTCCACGCAGTACGGACAATATGCAGGATTCGTTGGGGCTCCGCATTTCCATGCCATGTGTCGATTGCTGGGATACCAGGGCATTGCAGTCGTCATGGATATTATTCTAAAGGACATTGTTAAGCCACTCATTCAGGGGAATTTGCTGCAATTCACCAAAACTCTCATGTCAGCAATGCCAAAG ACCTGCAAATTGCCGAGATTCGACTACGGATCCCCGGGTGTGTTGAGCTACTACCATGCCCATTTGATTGATATTGTTCAGTATCCGGATGCCAAGACGGAACTGTTTCAGTTGTTCCGGGAATTCGGTAATAGCATCATCTTCTGCCTGCTGATCGAACAGGCTCTGTCGCAGGAGGAAGTGTGTGATCTCCTGCACGCTGCACCGTTTCAGAACATCTTGCCGCGTCCTCATTGCAAGGATGGCGAGAAGCCGGAGACGAAACAAAAGCGACTGGAGATTAAGTACGCTTCGCTGCAGATTGTGTCGAATGTGGAGAAGTTCGGAACCGCCAAGCAGGCAATGATTGCCCGGGAGGGAGATTTACTGACGCGGGAGAGGTTGTGCTGTGGCCTGAGTATCTTTGAGGTGATCCTGGGGCGTGTTAAGAGCTACCTGGACGATCCGGTTTGGATGGGTCCGGCTCCTATCAATGGCGTCATGAATATCGATGAATGCTCTGAGTTTCATCGTCTCTGGTCTGCTCTGCAATTTGTCTACTGCATCCCCGTGGCAGATACTGAGTTCACTGTTGA GCAATTGTTCGGAGAAGGTCTCAACTGGGCTGGTTGTGTTATGATTGTTCTTCTTGGGCAGCAGAGAAAATTCGAAGCTTTGGACTTCTCCTATCATATTCTGCGGGTTCAACGAGTTGATATGAAGGACGAGACAGTTAAAGGGATT AGCTTGAAGCGTCTTGTTGATCGGATTCGTCGATTCCAAGTTCTGAATTcgcaaatttttgcaattttgaacaAATACTTGAAGAGTGGGGACAACGAGGGATCTACTGTTGAGCATGTTCGCTGTTTTCCACCCCCACCTCATCCCTCAATGATGCCCGCTTCCCACTATCACGATCCAAATAAGATAAGACACTAA